A DNA window from Takifugu flavidus isolate HTHZ2018 chromosome 15, ASM371156v2, whole genome shotgun sequence contains the following coding sequences:
- the nedd8l gene encoding NEDD8 ubiquitin like modifier, like, with protein sequence MLIKVKTLTGKEIEIDIEPTDKVERIKERVEEKEGIPPQQQRLIYSGKQMNDEKTAADYKIQGGSVLHLVLALRGGSVLQASSLRPCSPS encoded by the exons ATGCTGATCAAAGTAAAG ACGCTGACTGGAAAAGAAATCGAGATCGACATTGAGCCCACAGACAAG GTGGAGCGGATTAAAGAACGagtggaagagaaggaggggatCCCCCCTCAACAACAAAGACTCATTTACAGTGGAAAGCAGAT GAACGATGAGAAGACCGCCGCAGACTACAAGATCCAGGGAGGATCAGTGCTTCATCTTGTGCTGGCCCTCAGAGGCGGCTCGGTCCTCCAGGCGTCCAGTTTACGTCCCTGCTCCCCGTCATGA
- the zp3f.2 gene encoding zona pellucida glycoprotein 3f, tandem duplicate 2 — MPVQLSLCVIIATVFATAVANPDINVVCERNSVKITWKIAPELLPYAARFFLGNCMASTLNDLTTGEGELYFSYSFDECKFKRLIKGKNVHYQNQLTYRPYAKSKKPAAYMYPVNCTYKRAEVWVPPYLNAGSGVSESRGELVFHMALLNERLTGVAKTNLIPVGSFMAIWAAVEQKSHQPLLLLIEDCVAGYTAELQLNSQVYPIIHNKGCIAKEMGENAGFLQRYHSSALTFSLRAFMPPFGNQVYIHCNLIVWDPEGLAEDKKACNYIEQTKSWELLDDPSQSSLCNCCQSTCKSRSKRGVTRDSQSFSHKSVLGPLIIVDPSEAPDSVQDIPA, encoded by the exons ATGCCGGTTCAACTCTCCCTCTGTGTGATAATCGCGACTGTTTTTGCCACGGCGGTTGCAAACCCGG ACATTAACgtggtgtgtgagagaaacTCGGTGAAGATTACATGGAAGATTGCTCCAGAGTTGCTGCCGTACGCTGCTCGTTTTTTCCTTGGAAACTGCATGGCGTCTACACTAAATGATCTGACTACTGGAGAGGGGGAGCTGTACTTCAGCTACAGCTTTGATGAATGCAAATTTAAAAGACTG ATAAAAGGGAAGAACGTCCACTATCAAAATCAACTGACTTACAGGCCATATGCAAAATCCAAAAAACCAGCTGCCTACATGTATCCTGTGAACTGTACTTACAAAAG AGCTGAGGTGTGGGTTCCTCCTTACCTGAATGCTGGATCGGGGGTTTCCGAAAGTCGAGGCGAGCTGGTCTTCCACATGGCGCTGCTTAATG AGCGTTTAACAGGTGTGGCGAAGACAAATCTCATCCCCGTGGGTTCCTTCATGGCGATATGGGCAGCAGTGGAGCAGAAATCCCATCAGCCATTGCTGTTGCTCATAGAGGATTGTGTGGCAGGTTacactgctgagctgcagctcaacagcCAAGTTTACCCCATCATCCACAATAAGGG GTGTATCGCTAAAGAAATGGGCGAGAACGCGGGGTTCTTGCAACGATACCACTCGTCTGCGCTCACCTTCTCCTTGCGGGCGTTCATGCCGCCCTTCGGTAATCAG GTGTACATTCATTGTAATCTGATTGTCTGGGATCCTGAGGGTCTTGCCGAGGACAAGAAGGCCTGCAACTATATAGAACAAACCAAGAG CTGGGAACTTCTTGACGACCCTTCCCAGAGTTCCCTCTGTAACTGTTGTCAGTCAACCTGCAAGTCTCGCTCCAAGAGAGGAGTCACCCGGG ATTCCCAAAGCTTCAGCCACAAATCTGTGTTGGGACCCCTGATCATCGTGGATCCATCCGAGGCCCCCGACTCTGTGCAG GACATCCCAGCCTGA